Part of the Pseudomonadota bacterium genome, TGGTAATACTGAAGTTTCTTCAGCAGAGAATGGTCTGCCTCGGCAGCTATCAAATGATTGAGCATATCCATTGCGGAGGTGTGAAGCGTTTTGATGCCAGCTTGAGTGGCCGCATAGGCCAAGCATTTGGCAATGAAGCTTTTCCCTACTCCAGGATTGCCGATCAAGATGATGTCCTTTTTCTGTTGAACAAAGTCCAGATCCATAAGGTTTAGAATGACATTCTTTTGTTTCTGCCTCGAGTTGTGGAAGGCAAAATCAAACTGATCAATGGTCGCTTTTTCGGTTAATTTTGATTGCCTGAATCGCAGAATAATTCGGTTCTGTTCCCTGGCCTCGATTTCCACATCAAGCAGTTGGTCGACTGCTTGCAGGCAGGAAAGGTTGCGGTCTTCTGCCCGTCGGATAATTTCTTCGATATTATCGGCGCAATGCTTGAGGCGAAGGGATTTGAATTTGTTCGTCACAGTATCAATCATTTTTTCTTCCTCCTCTGAAGTGCGATAGCGTCATATTCCTGAAGAGACGGGCATACGAGTCTGATCTGATTAAGGGACTGTTGTTTAAGTTTAACGGGCTGGTGGGTCATGGTCGGGGTCATTTCTTGGTACAGGATATTGCGCACATATTCGGCACCATAAAGATTGAGATCCGAGGCCTTACCGAGCGCATAGATCAGCGCATTGTCACCATATTCATCTTTGAGAGTGAGGAGCTGTGCGACATTCTTTTTGATAGGCGCCCTGGTGTCTGCAAGTTTTTCAAGATAATCGGCTGCAGGCTGTCCAAAGGAGAGAAAGACGGCAACTTGACGGTCCTGATACAGTTT contains:
- the istB gene encoding IS21-like element helper ATPase IstB encodes the protein MIDTVTNKFKSLRLKHCADNIEEIIRRAEDRNLSCLQAVDQLLDVEIEAREQNRIILRFRQSKLTEKATIDQFDFAFHNSRQKQKNVILNLMDLDFVQQKKDIILIGNPGVGKSFIAKCLAYAATQAGIKTLHTSAMDMLNHLIAAEADHSLLKKLQYYQSPDLLVCDEIGYLPLGRQGSNLFFQVISARHEKKSTIITTNLPFAEWGNIFDGTTVATAIADRLVYNSEILILEGKSYRKRG